In the genome of Globicephala melas chromosome 3, mGloMel1.2, whole genome shotgun sequence, one region contains:
- the INSYN2B gene encoding protein INSYN2B isoform X2 yields MAQQSMKVRPVLLKHNSLESVELAKQPHHRRSKSQQVRFKEDGTSKTPPARAEVDIQTPEHPAVMGETQASGHHHLPTYSLSFPRSQKAGGFRHIAIQTSPSLRKHFPVFKRKRLTASKSLVEMQTASQSAIQVNGNLSEQDIVSSDLAYLRLSRHLEDGPQRVKASHPFLPRMSKVQSNGPVSICLEAGTWRASEKATAAIQVPDDIYHSPTWAGRESTFSPDRSAEISNSIPTFVDMCPGDGRRVPPSDSERPLSCLNATSGANHMPGTGKLKPEMLLPKDNSDDKDLGPLSSQSKETCVPSHPQTHSSPSPGSHSQPAQPGGASDCASLSNNHQDLQALKTNSESKSAPVCQEQMAKNPFQSHIPAFQNCPESDHLPSSLPRRETERQGTTEMGALNPIHLAQGEFCDLQGRLQSVEESLHSNQEKIKVLLNVIQDLEKARALTEGRNFYRTGQDLNNCRTCQNTACIIYRKKTED; encoded by the exons ATGGCCCAGCAAAGTATGAAAGTGAGGCCTGTGCTTCTGAAGCATAACAGTCTAGAGTCGGTGGAGCTTGCGAAGCAACCTCACCACCGCAGGAGCAAATCTCAGCAGGTGCGATTTAAGGAAGATGGCACCAGTAAGACTCCACCTGCCCGAGCTGAGGTTGACATCCAAACTCCTGAGCACCCGGCTGTAATGGGCGAGACTCAGGCCTCCGGGCACCATCACCTCCCCACCTACTCACTCTCCTTCCCCAGGTCCCAGAAGGCAGGGGGCTTTCGGCACATCGCCATCCAAACCTCCCCCAGTCTCAGGAAGCACTTCCCAGTTTTCAAAAGGAAGAGACTCACAGCTAGCAAGTCCCTGGTGGAAATGCAGACAGCATCCCAAAGTGCCATCCAGGTGAACGGCAATCTCTCTGAACAGGACATTGTGTCCTCTGACCTTGCCTACTTAAGGCTGTCTCGGCATCTTGAAGATGGGCCTCAAAGGGTCAAGGCGTCCCACCCATTTCTCCCTAGAATGTCCAAGGTGCAAAGCAATGGGCCTGTGAGCATATGCTTGGAAGCAGGGACATGGAGGGCCTCAGAGAAAGCAACAGCTGCCATTCAGGTTCCAGATGATATTTATCACAGCCCTACCTGGGCAGGTAGAGAGTCCACTTTCAGCCCAGACAGGTCTGCTGAGATTAGCAACTCCATACCCACTTTCGTTGACATGTGTCCAGGTGATGGGAGAAGAGTGCCACCGTCAGATTCAGAAAGACCCCTCTCCTGCTTAAATGCCACCAGCGGTGCCAACCACATGCCCGGCACAGGGAAACTTAAACCTGAAATGCTTTTGCCCAAAGATAACTCTGATGACAAAGACCTTGGCCCATTGTCATCTCAGTCAAAGGAAACGTGTGTTCCCTCACATCCACAGACTCACAGCTCCCCTTCGCCAGGCTCCCACAGCCAGCCAGCCCAGCCAGGGGGAGCTTCAGATTGTGCTTCATTGAGTAACAATCACCAGGATCTGCAGGCACTCAAAACTAACAGTGAGTCAAAATCTGCCCCTGTGTGTCAGGAGCAGATGGCAAAGAACCCCTTCCAGTCACACATCCCAGCGTTTCAAAACTGTCCAGAAAGCGATCACCTCCCATCCTCTCTTCCAAGGAGGGAGACCGAACGGCAGGGCACCACGGAGATGGGTGCACTTAATCCAATCCACCTGGCACAGGGTGAGTTCTGCGACCTCCAGGGCAGGCTGCAATCCGTGGAGGAATCTCTGCACTCAAACCAAGAGAAAATTAAAGTCCTTCTGAATGTAATTCAAGACTTGGAGAAAGCTCGAGCTCTCACAGAAGG GCGCAACTTTTATCGAACCGGCCAAGATCTCAACAACTGCAGGACCTGCCAGAACACGGCGTGCATCATATACAG